In Caloramator sp. E03, the sequence AAGAAGGGCATTGTATAATCCAAGGCCAGTTCCTCTTTTGTCTTTATCTATCAAATCAGAAACCAATGCCTTTTGTATACCGTCAGTTGCAGCACTATATATTCCATATAGAGCAAATAAAAGTAAAATTACTCCTTTTATGCTTGTCTTTCCAAAGAAGAAATAAATAATAGAATACAGCATATATCCAAATATAATTATTCTCTCTCTTCCTATTTTATCTGAAAGCATTCCCATAGGTATTGCAAAGAGCACTGATACTGAATTAAATATTAAATATACTAATGGAATGTATAATGCATTTATTCCAACGTCATTAGCTTTTACAAGCAAAAGAGTGTCTGTTGAATTACCAAGTGTAAATACAAATACTATGAATAAAAATATATAGTATTTTTTAGAAAAATCTTTTAATACTATTTTCCCCGGTAAATCTTCTTTATTCTTTTTTGCTTCTTTTACAAAGGATATTATAGTAATTACTCCTAAAACTGCAGGAATTGCCGCAAAAATAAAGACTCTCCTATAATCCTTTGGAAACTTTAATAGTATAATATAAGCTAAAAGAGGTCCTATTATCGCCCCGCAATTATCCATAGCCTTATGAAAGCCAAAAT encodes:
- a CDS encoding MFS transporter, translated to METQLKEKKVMGLERNIFFTGLTSFLTDTSVKMIYSVMPLFLLSIGATKTELSLIEGIAESTASVLKAISGWWSDKIGKNKPFMIIGYGITALITPLYAIAATPLHVLIMRFTERVGKGIRTAPRDSLIAGSSKSSGKNFGFHKAMDNCGAIIGPLLAYIILLKFPKDYRRVFIFAAIPAVLGVITIISFVKEAKKNKEDLPGKIVLKDFSKKYYIFLFIVFVFTLGNSTDTLLLVKANDVGINALYIPLVYLIFNSVSVLFAIPMGMLSDKIGRERIIIFGYMLYSIIYFFFGKTSIKGVILLLFALYGIYSAATDGIQKALVSDLIDKDKRGTGLGLYNALLGITLLPASLIAGVLYDNVNSSAPFYFGALMSFVAAIMMFIFYRRQVVGKKQYSR